TAACTCCGGTCGTCCGGTTCGGGCACCGCGCCCTCTCGCGGGGACGAGTTACGTAGCAGGGCTCCGCAGCTGTGGCTGCGGAGCCCTTGCCATGCGCACAGTGCCTGTGCGAACAGTGCCTATGCGAACAGGGCGAAGTAGATGGCGATGTGGTGGCAGATCGCGGCGACGAGGGTGCAGGCGTGGAAGAACTCGTGGTGGCCGAAGACGGTGGGCCACGGGTTCGGCCGGCGGAGTGCGTAGAGCACGGCACCGACGCTGTACATCACGCCACCGACGATCAGCAGCACCAGCGCGGCGACGCCGCCCCTGTGCAGGATGTCCGGCAGGACCGCGACCGCGACCCAGCCGAGCGCGATGTAGAGCGGTGCGCCGACCCAGCGCGGCAGGTGCGGCCAGACCAGTTTCAGGGCCACGCCGAGGAGCGCACCGCCCCAGACGACGCCGAGCATGATCTCCGACTTCGGCGACGGCAGGAGCAACAGGCAGAACGGCGTGTACGTGCCGGCGATGAACACGAAGATCATCGAGTGGTCCATCCGGCGCATGATCTGGTAGCCGCGTGGGCTCCACACCCGCCGATGGTAGAGCGCGCTGGTGCCGAACAGGCCACAGACCGTGAGGCTGTAGACGGCGCAGCTGAGCAGCGGCGTCCAGCCTGGCCGGGACAGCGCGAGCGAACAGAGGACGATGCCGCAGACCAACGCGACGAAGAACGCGTAGAAGTGCAACCAGCCGCGCAGGCGAGGTTTGCCGAGGTCCAGCGGCTTGAGGCGAGCGGGGGCTTCGGTGGTCACGCCACCAGGTTACGCCACCGTAAGTTACCTCGCAGTAGTGAAGAGCCTCACCCGCTTGGAGTGTCGCGCGCGGCCGACTACCGTGCGGAGCCATGGACCTCAATGCTGATCTCGGTGAGGGTTTCGGAGTCTGGAAGCTCGGCGACGACGAGGCGCTGCTCGACCTGGTGACCTCGGCGAACGTCGCCTGCGGCTTCCACGGTGGCGATCCGTCCATCATGCGTGCGGTCTGCGCCGCCGCGGCCGACCGGGGCGTGGCGATCGGCGCTCAGGTGGGCTACCGCGATCTGGCCGGTTTCGGACGTCGCAGGATCGAGTACCGCCGCGCCGAACTGCGCGATGAGATCATCTACCAGGTCGCGGCGCTCGACGGCTTCGCCCGGGTGGCCGGCGACCGGGTCCGCTACGTCAAGCCGCACGGCGCGCTCTACAACACGGCCGCGGTCGACGAGGTGCAGGCCGGCGCGGTGGTGGACGCGATCACCGACTACGACGCCGGGCTGCCGGTGCTGTGCCAGCCGGGCTCGGTGCTCGCCCGGCTCGCCGCGGACGCCGGGCTCCGGGTCGTCGGCGAGGGCTTCGCGGACCGCGCCTACCTGCCGGACGGCCGCCTCGTCCCGCGCACGGACCCGGACGCGGTCATCCACAACTCCGCCGCGGTCGCCGACCGGGTGGTCCGGATGGCCGTCGAACACACGGTCGTCGCGGCCGACGGCACCGTGGTCCCGTGCCCGGTCGAGTCCATCTGCCTGCACGGCGACACCGCCGGCGCCGTCGACCTCGCCCGCCGCGTCCGCGCCTCCCTCCTCGACGCGAACCAGACCCTCGCGTCCTTCGCCTGAGGCATCGGGGACGACGTCGGATTCGCGTTGCACGGGAGCTGATGCGGATCACTACACTGACCACAGTGTCCAGTAAGCATGACTTGTTTCACTTCAGCGTTACGGTGTGGTCCGAGAACGTTTCGGTTCTGAGTGCTCTTCGTGGTTTGTCATTTCACTACGAGGAGCACGCGAATCCCCAGATCGCCTCGGGCGGGACCGGTGCGGGCGAGTGGTTCAGGGACGAGAAGCTGTCGACGTTCCATTTCACGTCTCCCAAGTGCCGCGAGGATTTTCTGACAGCAGCCGGCAACATTCTCAAGCCGGGCCTCTGGCACGTGAAAGCGTTGAATGACAACGATCCCGCGCGGCCGCGCAAACGTCAGCGTTAGCTCACGAGTCTGGGCGGTGTGACTGTCGTAGGCCGAGCCGGCGCTGACGGACGTGCGTAGCGGCCCGAACCGCGCATCGATCGAGTTGTTGCCGCCGGCGGCCCATGTCCTGGGTCAACTGCCGCGTCTGCACCGGCTCGATCCCACACCACCCAGTCTCGTGACCGAACAAGGCTGACGAGACTGCTCTCGACCTGACGCTGCGCTGCGCAAGCCGCGCGGAGTGTCTCAAGCGCGGCGAACGTTCATGGACAGCCCACTAGCCGTCCAGGCCGCGCAGGATGAGTGGTAGGCGGGACGGGGCGCCCGGGGTGATGGTGATCGGGACGCCCCAGTCCTGGCGGGTGAGGTGGCAGGCCGCGTGTTCGGCGTCGATGTCGCAGGTGGCGGCCTGGGCGACGACCTGAAGGACGCCGCCGGGGACGTCGGGGTTGAGGCGCAGCGTGCGGGAGAGGTCCGTGGTGGTGCCGGCGCCGTCGAGCAGCAGCTCCGGTGGGGAGGCGCTGACGACGAGGCGGGTGGACGGGCCGAACGTCTCGTCGAGTTTCTGGCCCGGCGCGGGGGTGAAGATGATGTCGAGCGTGGCGTCGCCGGGCGCGAGCGGGGTCGCCGGGCGTTCGGTGCGGTGCCGGGTGCCGTCCGCGGAGACGCCGGCGGCCTCCAGCGTGCCGGGTGCCAGGCGGGTCAGGCGGTGCGCGGCGGACTCGACCACCAGGACCGCGCCGTCCGCGGTGAGCACCAGGTCGCTGGGCTCGGCGAGCCCGCGGTCGACCGTGGTGACCTCGTCCGTGTCGGGGGAGTAGCGGCGGACCGCGCCGTTGTAGGTGTCGGCGATCAGCACCGAGCCGTCCGGCAGCGCGCAGACGCCGAGCGGGTGCTGCAGCAGCGCCTGCGCGGCCGGGCCGTCCATGTGGCCGAAGTCGAAGAGGCCCTGGCCGACGGCGGTGTGCAGTTCACCGTCCGCGATCCAGCGCAGCGCGGACGTCTCGCTGTCGGCGATCCACAGGCGGCTGCCGTCGGCGGACGTGGCGAGGCCGGACGGCTGTGCCATCCAGACGTCAGGGATCGGGCCGTCGCGCAGCGCCTCGACCGTGGTGCCGGCGTAGACCCCGGCGGTGCGCTTGATCGGGTCGAACCACCAGAGCTGGTGGATGCCGGCCATCGCGACGACGACCTTCTCGTCGTACCAGGCCACGTCCCAGGGGGAGGAGAGGTCGACGGCCAGCGCGTCGTGGGCGTGGCCGTCCGGCGCGGACCGCCACTGACGGCCGCTGCCGGCGATCGTGGTGACCGTGCCGTCCGACAGCTTCACGCCGCGGAGCAGGTGGTTGACCGTGTCCGCGACGACCACGTCGTAGCCGGCGATCTCGGCGGTGTGCGGCGGGAGCAGGCAGAGTCCCTGCGGCTCGGAGAACGACGGGGCGTCGTCGGCGCGGCCGCGGACGCCGGTGCCGATCCGCCGCACGACGTCACCGTCCAGCGTGACCTCGGCCAGCGAGTGCCGGGCCGAGTCGCTGACCAGCAGGTTCCCGTTCGGCAGCGGGACGGCCTTGCCGGGGAAACGCAGCGGGGTCTCGGCCTCGGCGGGCGGCACGTACGGGCTGTCGCCGCGGCGCAGCGTGCCCTTCGCGTCGTGCCGGACGATCAGCTCGTCGACCAGCCTGGCCAGGCCCTCCGCGTGGCCCTCGCCGGCCATCGACGCGACCAGGTAGCCCTCCGGGTCGACGACCGCGAGCGTCGGCCAGGCCTTCGCCGCGTACTGCTGCCACATCAGCAGATCAGGATCATCAAGGACCGGGTGCGGTACGCCGTAGCGCTCCACGGCCGCGGCCAGCGCGTCCGGGTCGCGCTCGTGCTCGAACTTCGGCGAGTGCACGCCGATGATGACCAGGACGTCGCCGTACTTCTCCTCCAGCGGCCGGAGCTCGTCCAGCACGTGCAGGCAGTTGATGCAGCAGAACGTCCAGAAGTCCAGGATGATGATCTTCCCGCGGAGCCCCGCCAGCGTCAGGTCGGTGCCGCCGGTGTTAAGCCAGCCCCGGCCTCGGAGCTCGGGCGCGCGGACCCGGCCCTGCGGTGTGTCGCTCATCGTTCCTCGTTCGTGGTGCCAGGCGGCGCGGTGCCGGTTGTGCGGTGGTTCAGCCGGTGGTGACGGGCGCGGACGCGCCGCCGGCGGCCGGGACGGCCGGGGCCAGGCAGAGCACCTCGCCACCGGTCCGGATCTCGATGAACGGCTGGCTCTGGTCCGCGCACTGGTCCTTGCTCGGCGCGCGGGACACCACGGTGAACGCGCCCGGCTCCGCGCACTCGGCGACGACCGGCTGGCCGCTGCTCTCCTGCACGCAGCCGCCGACCGGCACGTCGAACGAGGCCGCGGAGTCGTCCTGGGAGGACGACATCAGCCAGACCAGCAGCAGCGGCACCAGGACGAGCAGCGCGGCCACGATGACCACCGCGATGAGCACGCCACCGTTGCCGCCCTTCTTCGGCGGGGGCAGCGGGTCCTTCGCCGGCTCCGGTTCCGCGGCCTTGAACTTGTCGAACGCGTCCTGGTCGGCGTCACCGGGGTCGTCGAAGCCGCCCTGGCCGCCGCCGAAGCCGCCGGGAGCGTTGTTGCCGGGGAAGCCGCCGGGCGGGCTGCCGAACACGGCCGTGTTGCTGCCGAACGACGGGCCGCCCGCGCCCGGCCCGGGGCCGAACGGCGAGTCGTCCTGCGGCGCGCCGAAGCCGCCGTGCTGCTGCGGGGGCGTGCCGAAGCCGTCCTGCTGCTGCGGCGGTGCGCCGAACCCGTCGTGCTGGGACGGCGCGAGCGGCGGTGCGCCGAACCCGTCGTCGAAGCCGTCGTTGCGCGGGCCGAAGCCGTCGTTGCGCTGCGGACCGCCGAAGCCGGCTCCGGCTCCGGGACCGCCGGGGAAGCCGTCACCCTGGTCGTCGAAGCCACGGTCGTCGAAACCGCGGTTGTCGTGACCCCGGTCGCCCATCGGGCCACGCGGGTCGATCGACCGGCCGTCGACGACCTGGCCGGGGTACGGCAGACCGCCGCCGACCGCGAAGTGCGGCGGCGCGGCCTCGGCCGGCGGCTCCTCGCGCTGCTGACCGTGCGCGAAGCCGTTGACCGGGCCGTGCTCCTGGTGCGGCGACGCGAACGCGCCGGGGGCACCGGGCACGGATGGTGCGTCGTAACCGCTCCAGGCCGGGGAACCGCCGGAGACCGGGGAACCGGAGACCGGGGAGCCCGACACCGGGGAACCGGAGGTGGGGGAGCCCGACACCGGTGTGCCGCTGACCGGCGCGCCCGAGATCGGGGACGACTCGTCCGGCTCGGGTGCGGCGGCCTTGCCGTACACCCGGGCCTGGCCCTTGCTCACCGGCGGCGGCATCGGCGCGTCCGGCGGCGGGGTGATCTTGCTGGCCATCGGCACCGAGGCGCTACCAGCGACCGCGCGACCGGTGGCCGGCGCGTCGGCGGGCGACTCACCGGCCGGCGGCGCGGA
This genomic window from Catenuloplanes niger contains:
- the trhA gene encoding PAQR family membrane homeostasis protein TrhA, giving the protein MTTEAPARLKPLDLGKPRLRGWLHFYAFFVALVCGIVLCSLALSRPGWTPLLSCAVYSLTVCGLFGTSALYHRRVWSPRGYQIMRRMDHSMIFVFIAGTYTPFCLLLLPSPKSEIMLGVVWGGALLGVALKLVWPHLPRWVGAPLYIALGWVAVAVLPDILHRGGVAALVLLIVGGVMYSVGAVLYALRRPNPWPTVFGHHEFFHACTLVAAICHHIAIYFALFA
- a CDS encoding LamB/YcsF family protein; its protein translation is MDLNADLGEGFGVWKLGDDEALLDLVTSANVACGFHGGDPSIMRAVCAAAADRGVAIGAQVGYRDLAGFGRRRIEYRRAELRDEIIYQVAALDGFARVAGDRVRYVKPHGALYNTAAVDEVQAGAVVDAITDYDAGLPVLCQPGSVLARLAADAGLRVVGEGFADRAYLPDGRLVPRTDPDAVIHNSAAVADRVVRMAVEHTVVAADGTVVPCPVESICLHGDTAGAVDLARRVRASLLDANQTLASFA
- a CDS encoding NHL domain-containing thioredoxin family protein: MSDTPQGRVRAPELRGRGWLNTGGTDLTLAGLRGKIIILDFWTFCCINCLHVLDELRPLEEKYGDVLVIIGVHSPKFEHERDPDALAAAVERYGVPHPVLDDPDLLMWQQYAAKAWPTLAVVDPEGYLVASMAGEGHAEGLARLVDELIVRHDAKGTLRRGDSPYVPPAEAETPLRFPGKAVPLPNGNLLVSDSARHSLAEVTLDGDVVRRIGTGVRGRADDAPSFSEPQGLCLLPPHTAEIAGYDVVVADTVNHLLRGVKLSDGTVTTIAGSGRQWRSAPDGHAHDALAVDLSSPWDVAWYDEKVVVAMAGIHQLWWFDPIKRTAGVYAGTTVEALRDGPIPDVWMAQPSGLATSADGSRLWIADSETSALRWIADGELHTAVGQGLFDFGHMDGPAAQALLQHPLGVCALPDGSVLIADTYNGAVRRYSPDTDEVTTVDRGLAEPSDLVLTADGAVLVVESAAHRLTRLAPGTLEAAGVSADGTRHRTERPATPLAPGDATLDIIFTPAPGQKLDETFGPSTRLVVSASPPELLLDGAGTTTDLSRTLRLNPDVPGGVLQVVAQAATCDIDAEHAACHLTRQDWGVPITITPGAPSRLPLILRGLDG